In Arvicanthis niloticus isolate mArvNil1 chromosome 10, mArvNil1.pat.X, whole genome shotgun sequence, a single genomic region encodes these proteins:
- the Slc60a1 gene encoding major facilitator superfamily domain-containing protein 4A isoform X1 yields the protein MGCDGRVSELLRRNLQPTLTYWSVFFSFGLCIAFLGPTLLDLRCQTHSSLPQISWVFFSQQLCLLLGSALGGVFKRTLAQSLWALFTSTLVISLVFAVIPFCHDVKVLASVIALAGLAMGCIDTVANMQLVRIYQKDSAFFLQVLHFFVGLGALLSPLIADPFLSEANCFPANNTVNATSRRHVSRVLSQHHAAAHPWINQTIPRLPPKDVTENHVSYAFWIMALINLPVPLAVLLLLSKERLLTCAQRKPLLLSADELALETRPAEKEDTSSLAPKFQPHSGQEDLFSCCQRKNFRGAPCSFFAIHITAALVLFMTDGMMGAYSAFVYSYAVEKPLSIGHKSAGYLPSLFWGFITLGRFISIPVSSRMRPATMVFINVVGVVVTYLMLLIFSYNVIFLFVGTASLGLFLSSTFPSMLAYTEDTLQYKGCATTVLVTGAGIGEMVLQMLVGLIFQAQGSYSFLVCGVIFGCLAFIFYILLLFFHRIHPELSSGKNMTLIATSSTEHEMHHHP from the exons ATGGGCTGCGACGGGCGGGTGTCTGAGCTGCTCCGCCGCAACCTACAGCCCACGCTCACCTACTGGAGCGTCTTCTTCAGCTTCGGCCTGTGCATCGCCTTCCTGGGGCCCACGCTGCTGGACCTGCGCTGCCAGACGCACAGCTCGTTGCCCCAGATCTCCTGGGTCTTCTTCTCgcagcagctctgcctcctgctgggCAGCGCCCTCGGGGGTGTCTTCAAGAGGAC CCTGGCCCAGTCGTTATGGGCCCTCTTCACCTCTACCCTGGTCATCTCCTTGGTATTTGCTGTCATCCCCTTCTGCCATGACGTGAAGGTGTTGGCCTCGGTCATAGCGCTGGCGGGCCTAGCCATGGGCTGCATCGACACGGTGGCCAACATGCAGTTGGTGAGGATATACCAGAAGGACTCAGCCTTCTTCCTTCAG gttcTTCATTTCTTCGTGGGCCTTGGTGCTCTGCTGAGCCCCCTGATTGCTGATCCCTTCCTGTCAGAGGCCAACTGCTTTCCTGCTAATAACACAGTCAATGCCACCTCCAGAAGACATGTATCCCGGGTCCTGAGCCAACATCATGCAGCAGCCCACCCTTGGATAAACCAGACAATCCCCAGGCTGCCCCCAAAGGATGTGACCGAGAACCACGTATCCTATGCCTTCTGGATCATGGCACTCATCAAT CTCCCAGTGCCCCTGGCTGTTCTGTTGCTGCTGTCCAAGGAGCGGCTGCTGACCTGCGCCCAGAGGAAGCCACTGCTCCTGTCTGCAGACGAGCTTGCACTGGAGACCCGGCCTGCTGAAAAGGAAGACACCTCCTCCCTTGCCCCCAAGTTTCAGCCACACTCAG GGCAAGAGGACCTGTTCAGCTGCTGCCAGAGAAAGAACTTCCGAGGAGCCCCGTGCTCTTTCTTTGCCATCCACATCACGGCCGCTCTGGTCCTGTTCATGACAGACGGGATGATG GGGGCTTATTCAGCCTTTGTGTACAGCTATGCCGTGGAGAAGCCGCTCTCTATTGGACACAAGTCAGCTGGTTACCTCCCTAGCCTCTTCTGGGGTTTCATCACTCTGGGCCGGTTCATCTCCATCCCAGTCTCCTCAAGAATGAGGCCAGCCACCATGGTGTTCATCAATGTG GTGGGAGTGGTGGTGACATACCTGATGCTGCTTATCTTCTCCTACAATGTCATCTTCCTGTTTGTGGGGACTGCAAGCCTGGGGCTGTTTCTGAGTAGCACCTTCCCCAGTATGCTGGCCTACACCGAGGACACCCTCCAGTATAAAG GTTGTGCGACCACAGTACTGGTGACTGGGGCAGGAATTGGCGAGATGGTCCTGCAGATGCTGGTCGGCTTG ATCTTTCAGGCCCAGGGCAGTTACAGTTTCCTGGTCTGTGGTGTGATCTTTGGCTGCCTGGCTTTTATCTTCTACATCTTGCTCCTGTTTTTCCACAGGATACACCCTGAACTCTCATCAG
- the Slc60a1 gene encoding major facilitator superfamily domain-containing protein 4A isoform X2: MGCDGRVSELLRRNLQPTLTYWSVFFSFGLCIAFLGPTLLDLRCQTHSSLPQISWVFFSQQLCLLLGSALGGVFKRTLAQSLWALFTSTLVISLVFAVIPFCHDVKVLASVIALAGLAMGCIDTVANMQLVRIYQKDSAFFLQVLHFFVGLGALLSPLIADPFLSEANCFPANNTVNATSRRHVSRVLSQHHAAAHPWINQTIPRLPPKDVTENHVSYAFWIMALINLPVPLAVLLLLSKERLLTCAQRKPLLLSADELALETRPAEKEDTSSLAPKFQPHSGQEDLFSCCQRKNFRGAPCSFFAIHITAALVLFMTDGMMGAYSAFVYSYAVEKPLSIGHKSAGYLPSLFWGFITLGRFISIPVSSRMRPATMVFINVVGVVVTYLMLLIFSYNVIFLFVGTASLGLFLSSTFPSMLAYTEDTLQYKGCATTVLVTGAGIGEMVLQMLVGLIFQAQGSYSFLVCGVIFGCLAFIFYILLLFFHRIHPELSSVPTQDKALGVENSDRYQR, translated from the exons ATGGGCTGCGACGGGCGGGTGTCTGAGCTGCTCCGCCGCAACCTACAGCCCACGCTCACCTACTGGAGCGTCTTCTTCAGCTTCGGCCTGTGCATCGCCTTCCTGGGGCCCACGCTGCTGGACCTGCGCTGCCAGACGCACAGCTCGTTGCCCCAGATCTCCTGGGTCTTCTTCTCgcagcagctctgcctcctgctgggCAGCGCCCTCGGGGGTGTCTTCAAGAGGAC CCTGGCCCAGTCGTTATGGGCCCTCTTCACCTCTACCCTGGTCATCTCCTTGGTATTTGCTGTCATCCCCTTCTGCCATGACGTGAAGGTGTTGGCCTCGGTCATAGCGCTGGCGGGCCTAGCCATGGGCTGCATCGACACGGTGGCCAACATGCAGTTGGTGAGGATATACCAGAAGGACTCAGCCTTCTTCCTTCAG gttcTTCATTTCTTCGTGGGCCTTGGTGCTCTGCTGAGCCCCCTGATTGCTGATCCCTTCCTGTCAGAGGCCAACTGCTTTCCTGCTAATAACACAGTCAATGCCACCTCCAGAAGACATGTATCCCGGGTCCTGAGCCAACATCATGCAGCAGCCCACCCTTGGATAAACCAGACAATCCCCAGGCTGCCCCCAAAGGATGTGACCGAGAACCACGTATCCTATGCCTTCTGGATCATGGCACTCATCAAT CTCCCAGTGCCCCTGGCTGTTCTGTTGCTGCTGTCCAAGGAGCGGCTGCTGACCTGCGCCCAGAGGAAGCCACTGCTCCTGTCTGCAGACGAGCTTGCACTGGAGACCCGGCCTGCTGAAAAGGAAGACACCTCCTCCCTTGCCCCCAAGTTTCAGCCACACTCAG GGCAAGAGGACCTGTTCAGCTGCTGCCAGAGAAAGAACTTCCGAGGAGCCCCGTGCTCTTTCTTTGCCATCCACATCACGGCCGCTCTGGTCCTGTTCATGACAGACGGGATGATG GGGGCTTATTCAGCCTTTGTGTACAGCTATGCCGTGGAGAAGCCGCTCTCTATTGGACACAAGTCAGCTGGTTACCTCCCTAGCCTCTTCTGGGGTTTCATCACTCTGGGCCGGTTCATCTCCATCCCAGTCTCCTCAAGAATGAGGCCAGCCACCATGGTGTTCATCAATGTG GTGGGAGTGGTGGTGACATACCTGATGCTGCTTATCTTCTCCTACAATGTCATCTTCCTGTTTGTGGGGACTGCAAGCCTGGGGCTGTTTCTGAGTAGCACCTTCCCCAGTATGCTGGCCTACACCGAGGACACCCTCCAGTATAAAG GTTGTGCGACCACAGTACTGGTGACTGGGGCAGGAATTGGCGAGATGGTCCTGCAGATGCTGGTCGGCTTG ATCTTTCAGGCCCAGGGCAGTTACAGTTTCCTGGTCTGTGGTGTGATCTTTGGCTGCCTGGCTTTTATCTTCTACATCTTGCTCCTGTTTTTCCACAGGATACACCCTGAACTCTCATCAG tTCCTACCCAAGACAAAGCCCTTGGTGTGGAGAACTCTGACCGCTACCAGAGGTGA
- the Slc60a1 gene encoding major facilitator superfamily domain-containing protein 4A isoform X3 produces MYREALAQSLWALFTSTLVISLVFAVIPFCHDVKVLASVIALAGLAMGCIDTVANMQLVRIYQKDSAFFLQVLHFFVGLGALLSPLIADPFLSEANCFPANNTVNATSRRHVSRVLSQHHAAAHPWINQTIPRLPPKDVTENHVSYAFWIMALINLPVPLAVLLLLSKERLLTCAQRKPLLLSADELALETRPAEKEDTSSLAPKFQPHSGQEDLFSCCQRKNFRGAPCSFFAIHITAALVLFMTDGMMGAYSAFVYSYAVEKPLSIGHKSAGYLPSLFWGFITLGRFISIPVSSRMRPATMVFINVVGVVVTYLMLLIFSYNVIFLFVGTASLGLFLSSTFPSMLAYTEDTLQYKGCATTVLVTGAGIGEMVLQMLVGLIFQAQGSYSFLVCGVIFGCLAFIFYILLLFFHRIHPELSSGKNMTLIATSSTEHEMHHHP; encoded by the exons ATGTACAGAGAAGC CCTGGCCCAGTCGTTATGGGCCCTCTTCACCTCTACCCTGGTCATCTCCTTGGTATTTGCTGTCATCCCCTTCTGCCATGACGTGAAGGTGTTGGCCTCGGTCATAGCGCTGGCGGGCCTAGCCATGGGCTGCATCGACACGGTGGCCAACATGCAGTTGGTGAGGATATACCAGAAGGACTCAGCCTTCTTCCTTCAG gttcTTCATTTCTTCGTGGGCCTTGGTGCTCTGCTGAGCCCCCTGATTGCTGATCCCTTCCTGTCAGAGGCCAACTGCTTTCCTGCTAATAACACAGTCAATGCCACCTCCAGAAGACATGTATCCCGGGTCCTGAGCCAACATCATGCAGCAGCCCACCCTTGGATAAACCAGACAATCCCCAGGCTGCCCCCAAAGGATGTGACCGAGAACCACGTATCCTATGCCTTCTGGATCATGGCACTCATCAAT CTCCCAGTGCCCCTGGCTGTTCTGTTGCTGCTGTCCAAGGAGCGGCTGCTGACCTGCGCCCAGAGGAAGCCACTGCTCCTGTCTGCAGACGAGCTTGCACTGGAGACCCGGCCTGCTGAAAAGGAAGACACCTCCTCCCTTGCCCCCAAGTTTCAGCCACACTCAG GGCAAGAGGACCTGTTCAGCTGCTGCCAGAGAAAGAACTTCCGAGGAGCCCCGTGCTCTTTCTTTGCCATCCACATCACGGCCGCTCTGGTCCTGTTCATGACAGACGGGATGATG GGGGCTTATTCAGCCTTTGTGTACAGCTATGCCGTGGAGAAGCCGCTCTCTATTGGACACAAGTCAGCTGGTTACCTCCCTAGCCTCTTCTGGGGTTTCATCACTCTGGGCCGGTTCATCTCCATCCCAGTCTCCTCAAGAATGAGGCCAGCCACCATGGTGTTCATCAATGTG GTGGGAGTGGTGGTGACATACCTGATGCTGCTTATCTTCTCCTACAATGTCATCTTCCTGTTTGTGGGGACTGCAAGCCTGGGGCTGTTTCTGAGTAGCACCTTCCCCAGTATGCTGGCCTACACCGAGGACACCCTCCAGTATAAAG GTTGTGCGACCACAGTACTGGTGACTGGGGCAGGAATTGGCGAGATGGTCCTGCAGATGCTGGTCGGCTTG ATCTTTCAGGCCCAGGGCAGTTACAGTTTCCTGGTCTGTGGTGTGATCTTTGGCTGCCTGGCTTTTATCTTCTACATCTTGCTCCTGTTTTTCCACAGGATACACCCTGAACTCTCATCAG